The stretch of DNA AAATCGACGCCCTCAACTTGTGCTAAAATTTCCGCAAATCCGAACCTGTGTGTGACCTGCAAGGTGTTAAGAAAAATCCAATAAATTAGGAACCTACCCGCCCAGCACTACTTTTGCAGTATGTAAACTAATAACACAGTTCAAGGACCATTCTGGTTTCTGAGCGAATTCTAGTACCTGAGGTCTGTGTTTTCTTGTATCTAAATTTTGTACTCATGAACGCGCATCCACTTTGTCGATGACCATTTATTGCCTTTTATCACCGGACATCCACCTAAAGAGAATTTGCAGTTGAAAAGGGTCAGAGTACTGTGGCATAACACTACTGCTGCAAAATATGCCATTTCATGAAGATTAGAAATTTCACCATGAAGGCTTGTGGGATCCAGGGATCCATCAGGCTTCATGCTCCAGAAGAGTAGCGCATCTCCCATCTTCGGTTTAACAGATAGACCATTCTTTGCACATTCAGATAGCTCATTATAAAATGGTGATGAGCTGCTGTTTACTGGCGCTGAAGGGAACACGGTCTCGCCACCATCTTCAACATCCGAACTAGTAAATAACAATTGCCATGAAAAAAGATAAGTGTCAATTTGCTCATCAATGGCACATATACAAAGAATACGATACTATAGTACATACAGATACATAAGAAGAGTTGCTATACGCTGGCCTCCATTTTTGGTGTTGTAATCATCATGGAAGTAATCAAAGTGAGGCTCGTACTTCTGCCCAACTTCATAGTGGAGGACTTGAAGACCCTCTCCATGCTCTGCAAAATTACAGGGAAATTATAAAGAGAGGGGGTAATGGCATTTGAAGTAAAATTGCAAACGAAAATAGCCAGGCACCGAGGCACCAATGGCCAAAGAAAGACTAGTTGCATTTCATGATTTTTGTTTACATTTACGATTGGTCATCAAAATTTGCTGTAATGGGTTATTATTTGTTTCTATTCGCTGAAATAGAGTTGATTCTTGTAGCTTGGGGACTTGTTGTGTACCTCGCCATATTGTTGGGTATGTACCTTTTGGTTTAAAATGTATGTTTAGATGTCAAACCATCAAAATTTAGCTACTGCACATGCTGTACTGTTCTAAAAATCTAAGTTTTGAGACTGGTCGCTGCACAATCAgtacattcatttttttttccacaGCATGCAGTCTTTACTGAAACCTTAAAGAGCAACATGTACGACATTGAAACCTCCAAATTATACCAAAGAACACAGCATGCTACCTAATGCACAGTTTAGTACATTTGCAGATAGTGATTGTGTTAATAATCTCTAGTGCAGTACATCATGTACGATTTGGTGATTCAGTGAGGTAGTTAAAGCAGGAGTCATGACTTTTTGAATTCTAACACGGCCTATTTTATTTGTATGCTGGACCTAAAGTGTACTTTGAAGGTAGGCACCACTTAAACATTAAGGCAGTAGTCAGGACTTTCGAGTCATTCCATGAAGCAGACTATTTCCGAAATAAAACTGAAAATTTTTCAAATGTACGAGTTAGCTGTGTCAAACAGCACCATCCAAACATTAATCTAATGATTAAATGTCTGTTGACCATACCGGAATTTTGTTCATAGAATAATACACATAAAATTCAACTTTTAAACACATGGTAACTACAACGTACCTACAGGTATGAAGGTGTAATCTGCTATCCTTTTCTCAATTGTACGAATAATTTTGTCCTGCCCTCTTCTAAGAAACGTTCCTGAACTTGTCCGCACCCTGCATATACCGCAGCAAGCAAAATGAGCACCACAGGTGGTGTAACATCCCTGAAATTGTAACTTCAGCTATGTTCAGACCTGCTATCTTTGCTCCCTCCAGTTGCTGAATCAACTACTGTTGACTTCTTCATGTGAGGCTTTGCCAGCGAAATCAAATAGTCGCATTCTTCCTTGGACTGAGAATAACATAAAATTCAGTCATAACTCATAACTTAGTCTTGGTGAAGCAATTGGAAACAATCAGCACTAAAAACAGAGTTGAATATGAACAATTGACCACGACCACCAATCCTGACATTACTTTCTTTTCTATGATGCAGCCACTGCAGCAGCAAACATGAATTCATTTGCATCACTCAAATGAATTGGCAAGTGGATAACTATGAGTTCAGATGATAAGCTTAACATGATGGAAACATCCAGACCATATGgtcaaaacctgagtttagacTCCAGATCCACCACTTTTAGCAATTCACAAGCTGTGTGACACTATGAGACAACGACTATGAATGGCGAGTACAATGTAGCACCTGATGTGCCCAAACTCTCGTGAAGCTCAATGACAGCTGTATCCCATATGTACACTAGCCATTTCAAGTAAACTAACTGATTGCGGCCGCCAAGATCTGTAATAGAGTCATCAAAACAACATTTCCAGTATCCCATTCGCAGCATCACCGGTTCCCACTTTGTTTCTGTACATATAAGTTGAACGACTTCGGGGACAGGGCTGCCCAGAGCATTTGTAAACGTTACTGAAAAAGGAACAACGGATTTCGGCAGAGGGCTCAGTAAATTCGATCGCATAATCGAGGTGTCAACTAATGGCCTGGTGTCTCGCCAATTGCTCAACTAAGATTTCAACagaaccgggggggggggggctcgagATCTCCTGATGCATGGAGCAAAATCGCATCTAGAACATGGGATACATTGTACAAAACAAAAACGAATGAAGCGAGGGACTCACGAGGAAGTTGTGGTACACGAACGCGCGGGGCTCCCACGACAGCACCTCCGTCCACGGCTCCCCCTTCTCCCCGCGCACCTCCAGCCCCCTGCAGCACGCAACGCGCGCGCGAGCAGCCACGCGGTTAGCATCTCGCAGGAAACCAAAcgagcgcgcgcgcgagagagagATCGAGGAGACGGAGGCGGGGGAGAGGAGGAACAGGAAAAAAACGCACGACTCGGTGGCGGATCTGCGgaagcgcgcgcgcgggcgtgggCGCGCGAGGCCCGCGCCGCGGGTCCCGGCGCCGTCGGAGGCCCCCGGCAGCGAGAGCGCGCcgagcgcgaggaggaggagcagcgccgcgcacgccagcagcagcgccgccacgacGGCCGTCGACGGCCTCGCGCCCCGCttcccgcccccgccgccgccgccgacgccgcccagcagcggcctcccgccccgccccgccgctcggcccgccatgccgcccgcccgcccgcccgcgtcgCAGGGCACGCGCGTCGGGCCCGCTGCCTCTTGCCTCCTCTCCCGCTCTCCTCCTGCCGGTGGTtctagctctctctctctctctctctctctggcctGAGTCGCGGGTTTTTTTATCGCAAAGGATGCAGAATGCtgcggggggacacggtgcgctGGTCGTCGGTacggcgaggcgcggccgggTTCGGTATGTGACGTGTCAGGCGGGTAGCGGGTGGGCCCCACGTCGTACAAAGTCCAtccatggctgtgtttagtttcaaaatttctcCATCCAAACTTTACTGTTTATCTATCGCATCAAATCTCTTTCCTCGTgtatagagcattaaatataggtaaataaaaaaagtaattgtatagttttgatgtacacgacgagacgaatcttttgagcctagttaggtcatgataggacaacaattatcatatacaaacgaaaagtgctacagtatactACAGTGTCTGATGCGGCTTTTTTACCattattttacggatctaaacacagcccatctAGGCCGTATCCACGTGGGTTACTTGTTGGGCTGGAGACCCCTCAAAAGAAAAACttggcaaaaaaagaaaaagaaaaacttgtTGGGCTAGAGAATTtagccctgtttggtttgtacTAGAAAAATTTGGACTAGAAATTTTAtcaactttgaccgctaattaaagtgtcaaataaaatcaattcataaaaccaacttcagaaccctgcGCTAGGAATACTAAACaacctaatgaggtctttgaccgcgtaattagaagatgattattgtagcaatcaatcatcaattaattatcgtcattagattcgtcgtgaatcCCTaaaaagtttggcaaatggatttcatttagtactctatacatACGATATTTTTTATCGGAAAACGTGCGCACACTGTTGCTAAAATCTTCCAGACCGATCCAAACACGACCTCCATGCACTTGACCCAGGACCGAAGAAGCCATGGGGCTCGCTCGTCGTGCGCTTTGTTTCATCATCagaagctgaaggcagcagtaGAGAGTAGAGAGCACGGGGAGGAAGCCACTTCACTGGATCGAAGTATGAAAAGGTCTGGTCGCGCTCGTGCATTTTGTACGTGCGAGTGCCGCCAGTGAGATTGACATTGGCCGCTgctaaggatggcaacgggtcgggttcgggtcgggtggaGTGTCTGGCCacccaaacccgaaacccgaatttAAAATCCGAACCCGCCCCGAACACCGATTCGGGTGAAAATCCATCCCCAAAACCGaaatccgcggatacccgaaacccaacGAATTATCCAAAACCCGaaaaaaagttcacaaaccATGCGTTACTGCTTCACCGTGTGCGGTTGTGCGCTAACGGGCTGCGCGGTGAACCCCTGCTGGGCGCGCTGCTTGCTCTGTAGCT from Panicum virgatum strain AP13 chromosome 9K, P.virgatum_v5, whole genome shotgun sequence encodes:
- the LOC120650639 gene encoding probable prolyl 4-hydroxylase 3, translated to MAGRAAGRGGRPLLGGVGGGGGGGKRGARPSTAVVAALLLACAALLLLLALGALSLPGASDGAGTRGAGLARPRPRARFRRSATESGLEVRGEKGEPWTEVLSWEPRAFVYHNFLSKEECDYLISLAKPHMKKSTVVDSATGGSKDSRVRTSSGTFLRRGQDKIIRTIEKRIADYTFIPVEHGEGLQVLHYEVGQKYEPHFDYFHDDYNTKNGGQRIATLLMYLSDVEDGGETVFPSAPVNSSSSPFYNELSECAKNGLSVKPKMGDALLFWSMKPDGSLDPTSLHGGCPVIKGNKWSSTKWMRVHEYKI